The Aerosakkonema funiforme FACHB-1375 nucleotide sequence AATCATTCCAAACCAAAATAGGGGAATGGCGTAGGTGATAATCCCAAACAAACGTCCGCCGACATCCAAAAAACTGTTGGGATTTGAGGCAGAAATCGCACCAAAGGTAACGCCTACGATGAGTGCGATCGCCATACTGAATGCTGCCAATTCCAACGTCGCTGGGAAATATAGTTGAATTTCTCCCCAAACAGATTGACCGGGAATTGTGAAGGAACTGCCTAAGTCGAAATGCAGTAACGATTCCATATACCGAAAGTACTGCAACCACAAAGGATCTGCTAATCCTAAGCTGCGACGAAATTCCTCTTTGACGCTATCTGGTACGCGACTGCTAAACATTGCATCTACCGGATCGCCTGGAGTTGCTCGTAAGAGCAAAAACACCAAAGTGACGATCGTCCACAGCATCAGGGGAGCTAGTAGCAGACGCGAAATAATGTAATATTGCAGGGCTTTGGAACGAGACATAGCGATTTTAGATTTGAGATTTTAGATTTTAGATTGAATCGAAACTCTAAAATCTAAGCTTTCTTAATTTCCCAGAGGGGTAGTTGCTGAATTGGATCTAGCTGAACGCCTGACAATCCTTTTTTAGCAAAAGCATAGTCTTTACTTTGCCAGAGAGGAATCAGGGGTACATCTTTGGCTAGGAGGTCTTGAATTTCAGCAAAGATTTGTTTGCGCTTTTGCGGGTCTTGTTCGGCGCGTTGTTGTTTAATTAGCTGATTCATGCGATCGCTATAATAAAATGACCCTTGACTTTGACTCGCTCCCTCTTGACAACCTGTTGCTTCTGTGCCTTTAGAACAACTCAATAAAGGCTGAATGTAGTTGTCAGGATCTGTGAAATCCGGATACCAATCTAACAAAGCGCTTTGATAAATTCCTTTGCGAATGTTGGCGAAGAAACTTGCCGATTCAACTGTTTGGGGTTGAATTTGAACTATGCCTTCCAGTTGTTGTTTGGCATATTCGCTCAACAAAGTGGCAACCTGCTGACGAATTGCGGAACCTGAAGAATACCACACTTCTAACTTGAGGGGGTTTTCTTTTGAAAATCCAGCTTTAGTTAAGAGTTCTTTAGCTTTGGTAATATTGCCATCGCCATAAGCTTGTTCAAATGTTGGCTTATAGGCATCGAATGTTTTAGGTATCATGCTATAAGCAGGTTCTCCCTGGTTTTTGAGAACGCGCTGGTTAATCAGTTTGCGGTCTAGCAAAGAAGCGATCGCCTGTCTGACTTCCGGTTTATCCAGAGGTTTCTGTTTGGTATTCAATACCATATAATTCATCACATTACCTTGGGCTTCGATCGCTTGCCATCCGCCTGTTTTCGAGCCATCTTGCAAACCGACAATCTGTTCCGGTTCTAAACTTTGATAGCCAATGTCTACACTACCTGTAGTGATAGAATTATACAAATTCACCGAACTGCTGAGAATCTGAAAATCAATTCCCCGATTCGCTGGTTTTTCACCCCAATACTTATCAAAAACATCGAGGCGGATTGAGTTCGGTGTAAACTGAACCAATTTGTAAGGGCCAGTTCCTACAAATTTCGTAGGAATGAATTTACCATTACCGATTTCGTAAGCTTTTGGCGAGACGGCGCAGACACCGGAGAAAGCTAAAAGTGATGGAAACGGCGCAAAGGCATTCTTTAAGTTAATGGTGAGTTCGTATTCTCCAGTAGCTTTTACAGATGCAACGATATCCGATAAAAGCGATGAAGGTTTGCCACCGTTTTTAATAAAACGTTCTAGAGAAAAAGCCATTGCTTCAGCGTTGAAGGGAGTGCCATCATGAAAAACAACTCCCTGACGCAATGGGATAGTGTAAGTCAAGCCATCTTTGCTGATTTTGGGAAGTGCTGTAGCGAGTTGCGGTACGATTTCGTCAGAGCCTAGTTTGTAAGTGTAAAGACGATCGCCCAAGCTGTAAAGGACGTTGTTAGCGGCGAGTTCGTATGCGTCAGCCGGATCGAGGGTGCGGGGTTTGAGCGTTGTGCCTATTGTAAGGCGATCGCTGCCAGTACCAGTATTGGTCGAAGTATTTGGCCCAGTGGCTGTTGGGCGTTTACCGCAGCTGATAACTAGAAAAAAACACAGACAAAACAGACCGAAAAATTTTGCAAAGGAACGCAATTGTTGGGAGGATACAGGAAACCAGTTCATTAGTACCATTCTTTTCCGAAAAACTCTCAGCCGTCAGCAGTCAGTAGACCTCTGGCAAAAATACTGGCGATTGTAAATAGCGGTTACACGAACGAAAACTGCGTAGGCAAGTTTTGTTTGTATAGCCCCAGACTTAAGTCTGAGGGCGCAGGTGTACTTTTGCAAGAGGGGTATTTAATATAACCAACCAACGACTAAAAAAGGAGTACGTATTGCAGAGTTTGGACTCCGGATAAAAGGCTGTATGCTGACGGCAGAACTGCTGAGAGTGAAATTTAGATGGAATAGTACAGCGGAAACGATTTGGCACCCTTTGGTTTCACGTAAACTCGCTGTTGCGGTTGCAGTTCTAACTCGTTAAACCGTTCTCTGCTCAGATGCGCCGTCACCACCTGACCGTCATCTAATATTAATTCGGCTTGAACTTCCCAACCCAAATTAATCAAGCGAGCGACTCTGGCAGGAGCTGTATTTCCGTTTGGCTCTCGTTGCACTAAGATATCGTGGGGACGTAAAAAGATTTCCGACTGGGTAGATTCCATCCCGCTTTGTTGAAAAATGTGGGATGTACTGGGCAATACATTCACCGGACCGATGAAACTCATCACAAAAGGTGTGGCTGGGTTATCGTAAATCTCGGCTGGTGTGCCTACCTGTTCGATTTTACCTTTATTGGTGATCACGATTTCGTCAGCAACTTCCATTGCTTCTTCTTGGT carries:
- a CDS encoding ABC transporter substrate-binding protein, with the protein product MNWFPVSSQQLRSFAKFFGLFCLCFFLVISCGKRPTATGPNTSTNTGTGSDRLTIGTTLKPRTLDPADAYELAANNVLYSLGDRLYTYKLGSDEIVPQLATALPKISKDGLTYTIPLRQGVVFHDGTPFNAEAMAFSLERFIKNGGKPSSLLSDIVASVKATGEYELTINLKNAFAPFPSLLAFSGVCAVSPKAYEIGNGKFIPTKFVGTGPYKLVQFTPNSIRLDVFDKYWGEKPANRGIDFQILSSSVNLYNSITTGSVDIGYQSLEPEQIVGLQDGSKTGGWQAIEAQGNVMNYMVLNTKQKPLDKPEVRQAIASLLDRKLINQRVLKNQGEPAYSMIPKTFDAYKPTFEQAYGDGNITKAKELLTKAGFSKENPLKLEVWYSSGSAIRQQVATLLSEYAKQQLEGIVQIQPQTVESASFFANIRKGIYQSALLDWYPDFTDPDNYIQPLLSCSKGTEATGCQEGASQSQGSFYYSDRMNQLIKQQRAEQDPQKRKQIFAEIQDLLAKDVPLIPLWQSKDYAFAKKGLSGVQLDPIQQLPLWEIKKA